The genomic window TCCTATCATTCTCAGCGCAAGCATTTGGTTGCATGGTTGGTAGTGGAGGGAGGGAGATTAGGCTTTGAGCGAAATTAAAGTTGGGAAAAATGAATCTCTAGATGCTGCTTTACGCCGATTCAAAAGATCGTGCCAAAAAGCAGGAGTTTTATCTGAAGTAAGAAAAAGAGAGCATTATGAAAAACCTAGCGTAAAAAGGAAGAAAAAATCAGAAGCAGCTAGGAAGCGTAAGTGGAGTTAAACCTCTATACCTTCCTCTCTACTTGTGGTTGGGTTAAATGAATAACTATTTACGTCCCTGAGTCTGGTATAATCTTATTTATACCAGACTTTTTAGTATTACCCCATTCAAAGGGACATAAAATATAAACAAATATGTTCGGTATATAGGTAAGCTGGGAATAATTATTAAATAAGAAAGGTCGGTTAATTTGAAAAAATATTTTGCTGTTGCATTACTCTTATTAACTGTAGCTGCTTTTTCATGCTCCTTTGCCTTGCCTCAAGCTTCAGCTGCAGGAAATAAGGTCTATGTAGTAAAAGTCCAGGGGGCTATTGAAGGAGCTTTAGCAAAGCATATTGCTAAGGCTTATAAAGAGGCAGCTGCTAATAATGCCCAAAGGGTCTTGCTAGAAATCGATACCTTAGGAGGCCAGGTTAATGCGGCCATTGAAATTAAAGATACAATTGAACAATCTCCTGTAGAAACAATTTCTTTTGTTACAGGAAGAGCTATTTCAGCAGGTGCTTTAATTGCCTTAGCTGCACCAGAATTGGTAATGGCACCGGGAACAACTATGGGAGCTGCTGAGCCAAGGGTAGGAGAGGAAAAAGCCGACGAGAAATTTGTTTCTTTTTGGTCAGGTGAGCTTGCGGCAGCAGCGGAAAAAAACGGCCGTAATCCCCAAATAGCAAGGAGTATGGCTGATGCTGATATAGAAATACCCGGCTTAGTGCAAAAAGGGAAATTACTTACCTTAACTGATGCCCAGGCACAAAAATGGGGAATGACTAATGCTACCCTTGCAACGAGAAACGATGTTCTCGCCAAATATAACCTGCAGGATGCTGAGATAATTGAATATACCCAGAGCGCCGGGGAAAAGTTAGCTCGCTTTCTTAGCAGCCCTTATGTTAGCCCTTTGCTTTTGACTATTGGGATAGCTGGGCTAATTGTAGAAGTCTTTACAATAGGATTTGGTATAGCAGGGGGAGTAGGGTTAGCTGCTTTAAGCCTATATTTTGGAGCAAGTATTATTGCCGGTTTAACTGGCTGGGAGACTATTTTAATATTTTTAGTAGGATTGATTTTAATGCTTGTTGAGGTCTTACTGATTCCAGGCCACGGATTTGCCGGGGTTCTAGGTTTCGTAGCTGTCCTGATTAGTATTTTCCAAGCTGCTCCTTCCCTGGAACAAGCTAGTGTTTCCATAGTAATCGCACTTATTGGTACAATACTTATTGCAATTTTAAGTTTTAAGTATTTACCTACCAGAAATGTCTGGAAAAAACTGATGTTAGAGACTCATCAGGATAAAACTGCTGGCTATGTAAATATTAAAAGTTCCTTAGAAGAATTAATAGGACAACAAGGTGTAGCCATAACTCCTTTAAGGCCTGCAGGCTCGGCTCTTTTTGGTGAACGTCGAGTTGATGTGGTGACAGAAGGAGATTTTATAGCCCCTAAAAGTACTGTAAAAGTCCTTAAGGTGGAAGGTACGAAGGTTGTTGTGGCCAAGGTTGATGCAGTAACTAAAGACTAAAAAAATTTTATGGAGGTGCGTAAATGTCAGGTTTGTTTGGTAGTTTAATTTTTGTAATCTTAATTGTAATTGCTGTCCTGATTGTTTTAAGCTTCATACCTGTAGGATTGTGGATTTCAGCTTTAGCTGCTGGAGTTAAAGTTGGGATTATAACACTAATCGGAATGAGGTTAAGAAGAGTGCCGCCGGCTAAAATTGTTAACCCATGGATTAAGGCTGATAAGGCAGGTATTAAAGTCACTGGGAATCAGTTGGAGGCTCACTATCTTGCTGGAGGTAATGTTGACAGAGTAGTTGATGCTCTAATTGCCGCCGAAAGAGCAGATATTCCTTTACCCTTTGAAAGGGCAGCCGCAATTGACTTAGCAGGCCGTAACGTCTTAGATGCGGTGCAAATGAGTGTTAATCCTAGAGTAATTGAAACTCCTACTGTTGCTGCTGTAGCTAAAAATGGTATTGAAGTTAGGGTTAAAGCTAGAGTAACTGTACGGGCCAACATTGACCGTCTAGTAGGGGGAGCAGGGGAAAATACGATTATTGCCAGAGTAGGTGAAGGTATTGTTACCACAGTAGGTTCCTCAGAAAGTCATAAAGAAGTTTTGGAAAACCCAGACCTTATTTCTCAAACTGTTTTAAGTAAGGGACTTGACGCTGGAACAGCTTTTGAAATACTCTCCATCGATATTGCAGATATAGATGTAGGTAGAAATATTGGTGCTCAGTTGCAGACTGATCAGGCTGAGGCAGATAAACGTATTGCCCAGGCTAAGGCAGAGGAACGCCGTGCTATGGCAGTTGCTAAGGAACAGGAAATGAAGGCTTCGGTTCAGGAAATGAGAGCTAAAGTAGTAGAAGCTGAAGCAGAAGTGCCTAAAGCCCTGGCTAAGGCCCTAAGCGAAGGTAAACTTGGAGTAATGGATTATTATAACTTGCAAAATGTTTTAGCTGATACCCAGATGCGCGATGCCATTGCTAAACTAAATCCCGATGCTAATGTTACTCAGAACGACAAAAAATAACCGGGGGAATATCAAGTGGATATTTTAGGTGTTTTGGGCTTTATTATTTATATAGTTTTTAAAGCCTGGGAAGAATCAGCGAAAAAAAAGAAGCGCCAGGAAGAAGATTTTGATTTTGATTGGGAAGATGTAGAGCCTGAAAAACCACGGCCTCTTCAGGTGGAAACAGGGGAAGAAGGCATGGCCTTTGAAAGTGAAGGCTATGCTGTGGAAGGTAATAGCAGTATGGCATACACGCCTATGGATTCAGAAGAAGGATTAGCTGCAGGTGAGGAAGGTATACAGGAAGGCACCGAGGGAATTGCCTCAGAAGGAATGACCTCAGAAGGGATTACAACAGAACAAATTACAACAGAAGGAACCACTACAGAAGTAATTTCCCCAGAAGGCTTTAAAGAAACGAACACAGATAATCTTCAGCGGAAAACAGGACTCCCCTTTACTCAAGATGAAGTTGTTAGAGGCTTTGTTTGGGCTGAAATCTTACAACCGCCGAAAGCAAAAAGAGTTGGTGAGGGACATGAAAAAATGCGCTATTGTTACCGGAGGAACTAAACCCCAGGGTAGATTGCCTCTAAAGTACTTGGAAGAAGCTGACTTTATTATTTGTGCCGATCAAGGTGCAGAATATGCTTATGAACTGGGTTATACGCCTAATTTAATCCTTGGTGACTTCGATTCTGTCTCTCAAGAAATACTGGAAAAGTATCAAAGCCTGGGAGTGGAAATTGCCCAGTTCCCTGTAGATAAGGACTATACGGATACTGAATTGGCTTTAGAAAAAGCCATAGCCCAAAACCCTCGGGAAATATATCTTTTAGCTGCCACCGGAGACCGCTTAGATCATACTTTTGCTACAGTCCTGGCGCTGGTGCCTTATGCCGCTCTTAAGATACAGCTAAAAATTATTGAGGATAATTTTGCAGCTTGGCTTTGTACAGGACAGTCAGTAGTGCAAGGAAAGCCGGGTGATACAGTCTCTTTAATTCCTCTAAAGAGCCATGTCCAGGGTGTTACAGTAGAAGGATTTAAATACCCTTTACATAATGAAACATTGTACTTTGGCAGCTCTCGCGGGGTAAGCAATATTTTAACTGCTCCAAAAGGCAAAATTGTTTTTCCTCAAGGGTTACTGTTGGTAATTCATTATTTCGAAAATGTAAATTAAAGTAATAAAACACCGTGACTAATTGAAATGTTAGTTTACGGTGTTTTATTAGATTTATAACCGGAGCAAAATTCATGGCAGTTTGCGACTCAGTAAGAATGTAAATTATTTAGAAAATGCTAGTATCTATATAAGCCATTTTCTTGTTGATTAAAAAAATTAGCGTAGCTAATACTAAAAAGACGCTCTGGAGGTAATGAGTTAATAGAGATTTTTTCTGCAATTAATTTACCATAAATACCTGCTCCGCTGATATCTCCTTGGAAAATAGCTCCGAATAAAATACCATCTTTAATAATAAGTTTCTTATAGCTGCCCCGTTCAAACTGAATATGAGTCGTATAATTTTCATTGGGGGCTTCGGTAAAACCATATGAAATGGTGGAAAGTCCAAAAAGATTCATTGAATTTTTATAGGCAAAATTAATAGTACGTTGTTTATTGCCGCCAGCCATATTGGTACCGGCAATTCGTCCCTGTTCGATTGCTAAAGGCCAAATTGGTGTGGGCGTTATTTTAGCAGTAAAAGACTCTGTTGATGCACAGACATCTCCGGCTGCATATATATTTGGTATTGAGGTTTCTTGTTTTTCATTAACGATAATACCTCGATTAATTTTAATGGGTACATGGTCTAAAAATTGAATATTTGGAGTTATACCTGTCGCAACAATGATTAAATCTGCTGGCAATATAACTCCGCTTTTTAATTCAACATGGGTTACATTTTGTTTTTCATCCAGATGTATTTTTGTAACTATTTCATTGGTGTAGATATTGATTTGATGTTCATTCAGCAGCCTTTCATAATTTCCAGCTGCGGTTTGGTCTAACTGTAAGGGTAAAATATGTGAGGCATTTTCGACCAGGGTTACTTTTAATCCTAAATCATTTAAGGCTAAAGCTGCTTCAACGCCAACTAAACCAGCGCCAATAATAACAGCTTTTTTCATGTCATGTGCATAATCAACGATTTGCAAAGCATCATCTATATTACGAAGTCCACAAATTTGACGTCCTTTTTGTAAATTATCAATTGGAGGAAAAAAAGAACTGGCTCCAGTAGCAATTAACAGTCGGTCAAAGGTAATTTTTTGACCGTTATTTGTTTCAACAACATGGGCGTCTGTATTAATATGAGTTACTCCAGTATCATCAATCCATTTCACACGATATTTTTCGAAAAAATTAGCTGGAATAAAGCAGCTTTCTTTCAGGGTACGTTCCCCTGTAATGATTTCAGGCAATTGACAGCGAGAGTATATTTGTTTATCTTTTGAAATCATAATTATGCTGTTTTTTGGATCTAATTCTCGAATTGCCGAAACTGCGCTGATTCCCGCAGCACTTGATCCAATAATGACATATTGCATTTTAATACCTCCTCATTTACGGATTATAACGAATATGTGTTAAATTGTCCGAAGAGTAATGGCACCTGTAGGACAACTGCTAACGCAGCGAGGTGTTCCTCTCTCTGCACAAAAATCGCATTTAGCGGCAGTATCCTCATAGACCCCAGAAGTGTGCATCATACCGTAAGGACAGGACATGATACACATCCAACAGCCGGCACATTTATCACGATTATGTTCAACGACGCCTGTTTCGGGATTCTTAGTGAGTGCCCCTGCCATGCAGGCTGTAACACAAGCAGGATCATCGCAGTGCTGACAGAATATAGGCGTTGGTTGACCGGAATTATCTAAAGCAACCCTATTATTAGGCTTATTAGAAGGATCACTTAAATTAACTAGCCATAAGGATCTATGAGTAGTATGCTCAGCCATACAAGCCGCTTCACAATTTTTACAGCCGGCACAGAGGCTCTTGTTAATAAAAATTCTCTGCATCTTGGACCCTCCTTAAATATTTAATCCGGCACGTTTGGCCATAATGATCGCTTCTAATTCATTAACGGTATCTTCTACGTTGCCATTGACAATAACTTTACCGCCAGTTAAACCTTCGATGTCTTTTGTTAAAATATTGGTAACTAATTCACTGCCTGTTATAAAAGGAGGAATGGCTAGATGAAGAGGCAGCCCTAAAGCTAACCCAAAGGAACCATCGGCCAATGCTTGCTCTTCTAACCATTGGGGCGCTGAAAGAACGAGTGGAAGTTCCGGCAAATCAACACCTAGCTCTCCGGCAATATCGGCGGCTGTTTCTTCTAAGCGGCCAATAGCAAGACAAGGTCCGAAGTTTAAAACGGGAGGTATTTCTAATTGCCGACAGATAGCTTTTAGACTTTCTCCGGCCAATTCAGCCGCACTGGGAGACATTAAACCTACATTTTCTAAAGCGCCGCTGGTACAGCCGGCAGATAAGACAATAATATTTCGCTTAATAAGTTCTTTGGTCATTTCAACTGTAAAAACATCATGGCCTTTGGCGGTCAGATTGGAACAACCGACTACTCCAGCAATTCCTTTAATTTTTCCAGCAATAATCAGATCAATTAACGGTTTATAAGAACCGCCTAAAAATTCTTTCAGTGTTTTTTGACTAACACCTGTAACTACATCATCATAGCCATGTTCAGGAATATCTACCTTAACTGAAGGACGTTGCTTTTTGTAACGTTCAACAGCAGTTTCGATAACTTTCTGAATAATGGTATCTTTTTCAGCCAGTGAAAAAGCAATATATTCTGCATTTTGTTTTTTAGCCACATCATCCAGACAAATTTGAGGAACCCCATAAGCATCGCAGACCGGCTCAATTCCTGGAAGCGTGCAGTTAAATTCAGAAACAACTAAATCAACCGCACCCGTTGCGATTAAAATTTCAGATGTAAAGTTATTGCCTGTCTGACCAGCAAATATTTGTTGGCAGTGAGCACCTCTAAGCTGCATGTCCTGACCCACGCAGGTCGAACCAACTAGTTTAAAGCCCTTAGCCCCAGCTTTTTCAGCAATATTGATTGCTTCAGAAGTTGATAGTCCATCCTGCAAAATGCCCACGAGAGCTTGTTGATGCCCGGTCACCATTACATTAATATATTCAGGGTCCAATACCCCAAAACCGACTTTAGCCAAACGAATTCTAGGTTCGCCCCAAATGATGTCATTTAGATGGTTAGTTAAACCTAAGCCGTAAATACCAGTTGTAATCCCTAGTCGCAAAGCATGTAAAAGCATATCCATGGGATCACTGTTTAAATTGGTGCTGGTTTTGACGAGAGCGTCGAAAACTTCTGCTTTTGCGCCGCCTGGCAGGATGTTTAATTCTGTCCATTTCTTATAACGTGGTGTGTAAGCAAGCTTTTCTACCAGTTCCATCTTTTCGTGACGGGGACGGTAAAGATCTTGTATAACTTGATTTGCTAAAGCAACAGCTTTTTCTCCCACATTATTTCCTGGAAGATCTAATTTGCTGCTTAGCTCTTCCAATAATCTAGTTCCTTTTAAGGATATATCTGATTGACCTAATCCAATTGCTTTTAAATTAGCAGCAGTGTTCTCAACAACATGGAGATAGCAAGCCGCACCAGCTGCAACTGCGCGGAGAAAATTACGAGCTACAATGGTATCGGCAGTGGCACCGCAAACGCCTTTTGGTGTTGTCGGAGTGATTCGACATGGACCATTGGCACACAAACGACAACAAATCCCTTGCATGCCAAAAGCACACTTCACTTCTTGATCAGGAACGCGATTAAATGAAGATTCTAAATCTTTTTTACTTAATATAAATTTCTCCAGCACTTTATCAGCAGAAACACAAATTGACATTAAAATTCCTCCCCAACCATTTTTAATTTAAATGTATACTCCAAAGGTATACATTAACTCTAAAAAAATCAGTTTAATGTTTACCCGTTAGGTATACTTACAATTTTATATTATTCTTCCTTTTAACTTTTTGTCAAGGGAAAATTCTATTTTTTTAAAGATTTGCGGCAATTTCTTCAAAGCTAGCTGCTGCTGGGGTAGAAGCGGCACTGCTTCTGCAGCAGGCTGTTGTGATTTGTGAGCGCTATATAGTGCGGGAGAAAGAAGTACTGCTACAGGATCTGCAGATATTTATCTTTATTTAGCTAAAGTTTTTTGAGGCTGGTCTAAATTCTTAACTCCTAGGCATAAATTAGTTTAAAGGGGTGAGAGTTAATGCAGTGGTCTAAAAATTTTTTAGCATCCAAAAGGAAAAA from Bacillota bacterium LX-D includes these protein-coding regions:
- the rpsU gene encoding 30S ribosomal protein S21 → MSEIKVGKNESLDAALRRFKRSCQKAGVLSEVRKREHYEKPSVKRKKKSEAARKRKWS
- a CDS encoding NfeD family protein — encoded protein: MKKYFAVALLLLTVAAFSCSFALPQASAAGNKVYVVKVQGAIEGALAKHIAKAYKEAAANNAQRVLLEIDTLGGQVNAAIEIKDTIEQSPVETISFVTGRAISAGALIALAAPELVMAPGTTMGAAEPRVGEEKADEKFVSFWSGELAAAAEKNGRNPQIARSMADADIEIPGLVQKGKLLTLTDAQAQKWGMTNATLATRNDVLAKYNLQDAEIIEYTQSAGEKLARFLSSPYVSPLLLTIGIAGLIVEVFTIGFGIAGGVGLAALSLYFGASIIAGLTGWETILIFLVGLILMLVEVLLIPGHGFAGVLGFVAVLISIFQAAPSLEQASVSIVIALIGTILIAILSFKYLPTRNVWKKLMLETHQDKTAGYVNIKSSLEELIGQQGVAITPLRPAGSALFGERRVDVVTEGDFIAPKSTVKVLKVEGTKVVVAKVDAVTKD
- the floA gene encoding flotillin-like protein FloA (flotillin-like protein involved in membrane lipid rafts); translated protein: MSGLFGSLIFVILIVIAVLIVLSFIPVGLWISALAAGVKVGIITLIGMRLRRVPPAKIVNPWIKADKAGIKVTGNQLEAHYLAGGNVDRVVDALIAAERADIPLPFERAAAIDLAGRNVLDAVQMSVNPRVIETPTVAAVAKNGIEVRVKARVTVRANIDRLVGGAGENTIIARVGEGIVTTVGSSESHKEVLENPDLISQTVLSKGLDAGTAFEILSIDIADIDVGRNIGAQLQTDQAEADKRIAQAKAEERRAMAVAKEQEMKASVQEMRAKVVEAEAEVPKALAKALSEGKLGVMDYYNLQNVLADTQMRDAIAKLNPDANVTQNDKK
- a CDS encoding thiamine diphosphokinase — translated: MKKCAIVTGGTKPQGRLPLKYLEEADFIICADQGAEYAYELGYTPNLILGDFDSVSQEILEKYQSLGVEIAQFPVDKDYTDTELALEKAIAQNPREIYLLAATGDRLDHTFATVLALVPYAALKIQLKIIEDNFAAWLCTGQSVVQGKPGDTVSLIPLKSHVQGVTVEGFKYPLHNETLYFGSSRGVSNILTAPKGKIVFPQGLLLVIHYFENVN
- a CDS encoding FAD-dependent oxidoreductase, with the protein product MQYVIIGSSAAGISAVSAIRELDPKNSIIMISKDKQIYSRCQLPEIITGERTLKESCFIPANFFEKYRVKWIDDTGVTHINTDAHVVETNNGQKITFDRLLIATGASSFFPPIDNLQKGRQICGLRNIDDALQIVDYAHDMKKAVIIGAGLVGVEAALALNDLGLKVTLVENASHILPLQLDQTAAGNYERLLNEHQINIYTNEIVTKIHLDEKQNVTHVELKSGVILPADLIIVATGITPNIQFLDHVPIKINRGIIVNEKQETSIPNIYAAGDVCASTESFTAKITPTPIWPLAIEQGRIAGTNMAGGNKQRTINFAYKNSMNLFGLSTISYGFTEAPNENYTTHIQFERGSYKKLIIKDGILFGAIFQGDISGAGIYGKLIAEKISINSLPPERLFSISYANFFNQQENGLYRY
- a CDS encoding 4Fe-4S dicluster domain-containing protein translates to MQRIFINKSLCAGCKNCEAACMAEHTTHRSLWLVNLSDPSNKPNNRVALDNSGQPTPIFCQHCDDPACVTACMAGALTKNPETGVVEHNRDKCAGCWMCIMSCPYGMMHTSGVYEDTAAKCDFCAERGTPRCVSSCPTGAITLRTI
- the cooS gene encoding anaerobic carbon-monoxide dehydrogenase catalytic subunit; translated protein: MSICVSADKVLEKFILSKKDLESSFNRVPDQEVKCAFGMQGICCRLCANGPCRITPTTPKGVCGATADTIVARNFLRAVAAGAACYLHVVENTAANLKAIGLGQSDISLKGTRLLEELSSKLDLPGNNVGEKAVALANQVIQDLYRPRHEKMELVEKLAYTPRYKKWTELNILPGGAKAEVFDALVKTSTNLNSDPMDMLLHALRLGITTGIYGLGLTNHLNDIIWGEPRIRLAKVGFGVLDPEYINVMVTGHQQALVGILQDGLSTSEAINIAEKAGAKGFKLVGSTCVGQDMQLRGAHCQQIFAGQTGNNFTSEILIATGAVDLVVSEFNCTLPGIEPVCDAYGVPQICLDDVAKKQNAEYIAFSLAEKDTIIQKVIETAVERYKKQRPSVKVDIPEHGYDDVVTGVSQKTLKEFLGGSYKPLIDLIIAGKIKGIAGVVGCSNLTAKGHDVFTVEMTKELIKRNIIVLSAGCTSGALENVGLMSPSAAELAGESLKAICRQLEIPPVLNFGPCLAIGRLEETAADIAGELGVDLPELPLVLSAPQWLEEQALADGSFGLALGLPLHLAIPPFITGSELVTNILTKDIEGLTGGKVIVNGNVEDTVNELEAIIMAKRAGLNI